A window from Salvia miltiorrhiza cultivar Shanhuang (shh) chromosome 2, IMPLAD_Smil_shh, whole genome shotgun sequence encodes these proteins:
- the LOC131009261 gene encoding pentatricopeptide repeat-containing protein At1g11900 → MAGFLVKSFRVSALSVLSNSVGSRLSLSTQIPSEETTDEILNQILAAEEDSPSSSREELCVGYIRKLCAAGDFMVAARIPRFLRNKHIFVGPRVYSYILEAAERKNDIDMLTHVFKDLLVSCESVGSDSYLVVARGFGKQNSRGMLLNFIREVCEMDLPRIDIVLNRIIYALGKCGNPDGALLVFEDMKSSGCRPDLITYNTVLAILGRLGRVDDMLRVFASMRAVGLAPDIFTYNTILNSLRKMGRLDLCMVHFREMTERGILPDLLTFKALIESLGRSGNIDEALKIFEEMKYRQIRPLIPIYRALIFSLKKMGKMELALKFSNEMNDLIRGSVVPRGS, encoded by the coding sequence ATGGCCGGATTTTTGGTGAAAAGCTTTAGGGTTTCTGCATTATCTGTTTTGAGTAATTCAGTAGGAAGTCGGTTATCGTTATCGACTCAAATCCCCTCTGAAGAAACCACTGATGAAATCCTGAATCAAATACTTGCTGCTGAGGAGgactctccttcttcttctaGGGAAGAACTTTGTGTAGGTTATATTAGGAAGCTATGTGCTGCTGGAGATTTCATGGTAGCAGCTAGGATCCCACGATTTTTACGCAATAAGCATATTTTTGTTGGGCCTCGCGTGTATAGTTACATTCTAGAAGCTGCAGAGAGAAAGAATGATATTGATATGCTCACCCATGTTTTCAAGGATCTTCTGGTTTCTTGTGAGTCTGTAGGATCGGATTCGTATCTTGTTGTTGCTAGAGGTTTTGGAAAGCAAAATAGTCGTGGTATGTTATTGAATTTTATCAGAGAAGTATGTGAAATGGATTTACCAAGGATTGATATAGTTTTGAACAGGATTATTTATGCCTTGGGTAAATGTGGGAATCCTGATGGTGCCCTGTTAGTTTTTGAAGATATGAAGAGTTCGGGATGTAGACCAGACTTGATTACATATAATACAGTTTTGGCAATTTTGGGTCGTTTAGGGCGAGTTGATGACATGCTGCGTGTGTTTGCTTCTATGAGAGCAGTTGGTCTTGCTCCAGATATTTTCACGTATAATACCATATTAAACAGCTTGCGCAAGATGGGAAGGTTGGATTTGTGTATGGTGCATTTCAGGGAGATGACTGAGAGAGGAATTCTACCAGATCTTCTGACTTTCAAAGCTTTGATTGAGAGCTTAGGCAGATCAGGGAACATTGATGAAGCCCTGAAAATATTCGAGGAGATGAAATATCGGCAAATCCGTCCTTTAATTCCTATATACCGTGCACTGATTTTTAGTTTGAAGAAGATGGGAAAGATGGAGTTGGCATTAAAATTCTCCAACGAGATGAATGATCTCATCAGAGGTTCTGTTGTTCCGAGAGGATCCTGA